One stretch of Amycolatopsis sp. NBC_00345 DNA includes these proteins:
- a CDS encoding DinB family protein, giving the protein MTNAPDHLPAAVPGDRAPIPRLAGERESLEAFLEWHRRTFELKCDGLGQEELSSRTVAPSTLSLHGLARHLAGCERWWFRQQFAGEDVPILYYSDDDPNQDMDSLDGDAQEALAVWRSECDRSREIVAAAESLEQRGTSLRTGEPFTLRWMLMSLIAEYARHNGHADLLREAIDGTVGH; this is encoded by the coding sequence ATGACGAACGCACCCGATCATCTCCCGGCCGCCGTTCCCGGCGACCGGGCGCCCATCCCCCGGCTGGCCGGGGAACGTGAATCGCTGGAGGCCTTCCTGGAGTGGCACCGCCGGACGTTCGAGCTGAAATGCGACGGGCTCGGACAAGAGGAGCTGTCGTCGCGCACTGTGGCGCCGTCCACCCTTTCGCTGCACGGGCTGGCGCGGCACCTGGCCGGGTGCGAGCGGTGGTGGTTCCGCCAGCAGTTCGCCGGCGAGGACGTCCCCATCCTGTACTACTCCGACGACGATCCGAACCAGGACATGGACTCCCTCGACGGCGACGCCCAGGAGGCGTTGGCCGTGTGGCGCTCGGAATGCGACCGCTCGCGCGAGATCGTGGCGGCGGCGGAGTCGCTGGAACAGCGCGGCACATCGCTGCGGACCGGTGAGCCGTTCACGCTCCGCTGGATGCTGATGTCGCTCATCGCGGAGTACGCCCGCCACAACGGCCACGCCGACCTCCTCCGCGAGGCCATCGACGGGACGGTGGGCCACTGA
- a CDS encoding DUF2695 domain-containing protein, translating into MPEATSDHSGPSAVSGIGRRELESLLKFVDARICAEGCDNTVKHTEHWAEANDVGWAQLLAGLTEYGAYCDCEIVARIAPFFDAA; encoded by the coding sequence ATGCCGGAAGCCACCTCTGATCACAGCGGACCGTCTGCCGTTTCCGGGATCGGCCGACGCGAGCTGGAGTCGTTGCTGAAGTTCGTCGACGCGCGGATCTGCGCGGAAGGGTGTGACAACACGGTGAAACACACCGAGCACTGGGCCGAGGCCAACGACGTCGGCTGGGCACAGCTTTTGGCCGGCCTGACGGAGTACGGGGCCTACTGCGACTGCGAGATCGTGGCGCGGATCGCCCCGTTCTTCGACGCGGCATGA
- a CDS encoding ABC transporter ATP-binding protein: protein MSVRQLYWSALGRQWRGGLVLLGCSVLEGAPAFFSGRLVELAVDQGFAAGRPGVGVAWLALFGAAALLGAFGSRLVWHQLGKVVEPLRDALVTAVVRGVLHDPAPPRNRPDASGVARITQHVEVVRDATAGLLVQARAMVVTTIAAIAGLVTVAGQLVLPVAVPVVLSVAVFACLLPSLARRQRALALADEHTAETVGTALSGMRDVVACGAEPVAALGIYDAVDRQASAAVRVAWSGAARSLVISLGGFVPLLLALSLAPAMVARGELTAGGALGALVYLATTMQPALRGLAATAGTVVLRLLVALRRLAETAEVPGEVAGTAEPRGTDLTVRGLTFRWGAAPEPVVRGLDLDLRPGEHLAVVGPSGIGKSTLAGLLTGLLEPQAGQVLLGGQPVRSVHKRHELVALIPQEAYVFAGTVRDNLGLFAPTATDAQLRAAAEIVGAGALVARLGGLDGELGHDKEGLSAGEAQLIALARVYACRARIVILDEATSHVDPIIEAHAERAFAARGGTLIVIAHRLSSALRAGRVLVLDGHETALGHHTELLRRSRRYAELMQAWTEPVPEAHAG, encoded by the coding sequence ATGAGCGTCCGGCAGCTCTATTGGTCGGCGCTCGGCAGGCAGTGGCGCGGCGGGCTCGTGCTGCTGGGCTGCTCCGTGCTCGAGGGCGCGCCCGCGTTCTTCTCCGGACGGCTCGTGGAGCTGGCCGTGGACCAGGGATTCGCCGCGGGACGGCCGGGCGTCGGCGTCGCCTGGCTGGCGCTGTTCGGCGCCGCGGCGCTGCTGGGCGCGTTCGGCTCGCGGCTGGTGTGGCACCAGCTCGGCAAGGTGGTCGAGCCGCTGCGCGACGCGCTGGTGACGGCCGTGGTCCGGGGCGTGCTGCACGACCCCGCGCCGCCGCGGAACCGGCCGGACGCGAGCGGCGTCGCGCGGATCACCCAGCACGTCGAGGTGGTCCGGGACGCCACGGCCGGGCTGCTGGTGCAGGCCCGCGCGATGGTCGTGACCACCATCGCCGCCATCGCGGGGCTCGTGACGGTGGCCGGGCAACTCGTGCTGCCCGTCGCGGTCCCCGTGGTGCTCTCCGTCGCGGTGTTCGCCTGCCTGCTGCCTTCGCTCGCCCGGCGTCAGCGCGCGCTGGCGCTGGCCGACGAACACACCGCCGAAACGGTCGGCACCGCGCTCTCCGGCATGCGCGACGTCGTCGCATGCGGCGCGGAACCCGTTGCCGCACTGGGCATCTACGACGCCGTGGACCGTCAGGCGAGCGCCGCCGTTCGCGTCGCATGGTCCGGCGCGGCGCGTTCGCTGGTGATCTCGCTCGGCGGTTTCGTCCCCCTTCTGCTCGCGCTCTCCCTCGCCCCGGCCATGGTCGCCCGCGGCGAGTTGACGGCCGGCGGGGCGCTCGGCGCGCTCGTCTATCTGGCCACCACGATGCAGCCCGCGCTCCGCGGTCTCGCCGCCACCGCCGGCACCGTCGTGCTCCGCCTGCTCGTCGCGTTGCGCCGGCTGGCCGAGACCGCCGAGGTGCCCGGCGAAGTGGCCGGCACCGCCGAGCCCCGCGGCACTGATCTCACCGTCCGCGGCCTCACCTTCCGCTGGGGCGCCGCGCCGGAACCCGTGGTCCGCGGCCTGGACCTGGACCTGCGGCCCGGCGAGCACCTCGCTGTGGTCGGCCCGAGCGGCATCGGCAAGTCGACCCTCGCCGGACTGCTCACGGGACTGCTCGAACCCCAGGCCGGCCAGGTGCTGCTGGGCGGCCAGCCCGTCCGGAGCGTCCACAAGAGACACGAGCTGGTCGCCTTGATCCCGCAAGAGGCCTACGTGTTCGCCGGCACCGTCCGCGACAACCTCGGCCTCTTCGCCCCCACCGCGACCGACGCCCAGCTCAGAGCCGCCGCGGAGATCGTCGGCGCGGGCGCGCTCGTCGCTCGCCTCGGCGGTCTGGACGGCGAGCTGGGCCATGACAAGGAAGGGCTCTCCGCCGGCGAAGCCCAGCTCATCGCGCTCGCCCGCGTGTACGCGTGCCGCGCCCGCATCGTCATCCTCGACGAAGCGACGTCGCACGTAGACCCGATCATCGAAGCCCACGCGGAACGCGCCTTCGCCGCCCGCGGAGGCACGCTCATCGTGATCGCGCACCGTCTTTCTTCCGCGCTGCGCGCCGGCCGCGTCCTGGTGCTGGACGGCCACGAGACGGCGCTCGGGCACCACACGGAGCTGCTCCGGCGCTCCCGGCGGTACGCGGAACTCATGCAGGCCTGGACGGAGCCGGTTCCCGAGGCCCACGCGGGCTGA
- a CDS encoding ABC transporter ATP-binding protein: MVVTALAATAASLLLPSALAAAADAVIGGHSGWRPVLWLLLVGGVEIAADVVGGVLIARLTSSASAWLRRRVADRLFALGTRSPFAEGDAISRLTGDCVGAGGIVPIVVQLGSATVISTGAVVLLALLDWRLALVFLGSIPFALLLARTHLRNTADDVLAYQRVSGELAARLLDAVAGLRTIAASGTADREAERVLRPLPRLTLAGRGMWRTQARMVWRAALLLPAVELVALTAAGFGVLDGRLTIGDVLAALGYVALGMGLVTQIPLLITLSRARSCAQRLAEVLDADAPDRGRLGLLPGNGALELRGVTVGTALTDVDLVVPAGTFTAIVGHSGSGKSTLVSVLGGLRAPDAGEALLDGRGLHHLRPEELRAVIGYGFERPSLLGATVADAVGYGSWAGDTAVRGACRTAQIHDVVARLPHGYQTPLTETPLSGGEAQRLGLARAIVHNPRVLLLDDATASLDTVTEAAVEHAISAVLPGRTRVVVTHRTTTASRADAVVWLDNGRVRAVAPHARLWRLPEYRAVFTEEAVFTEEPA, encoded by the coding sequence GTGGTCGTCACCGCATTGGCCGCGACGGCCGCGAGCCTGCTGCTGCCCAGCGCGCTCGCCGCGGCCGCCGACGCCGTGATCGGCGGGCACTCCGGGTGGCGGCCCGTGCTCTGGTTGCTGCTGGTCGGCGGGGTGGAAATCGCGGCCGACGTCGTGGGCGGGGTCCTCATCGCGCGCCTCACCAGTTCCGCGAGCGCCTGGCTGCGGCGACGGGTCGCGGACCGGCTGTTCGCGCTCGGCACGCGGTCGCCGTTCGCGGAGGGCGACGCGATCAGCCGGCTGACCGGCGACTGCGTGGGCGCCGGCGGGATCGTCCCGATCGTCGTCCAGCTGGGCTCGGCGACGGTGATCTCCACCGGCGCCGTCGTGCTGCTGGCCCTGCTCGACTGGCGCCTAGCGCTCGTGTTCCTCGGCAGCATCCCGTTCGCGCTGCTGCTCGCGCGCACGCACCTGCGCAACACCGCCGACGACGTCCTCGCCTACCAGCGCGTGTCCGGCGAGCTCGCGGCGCGGCTGCTCGACGCCGTCGCCGGGCTGCGCACGATCGCCGCGTCCGGGACGGCCGACCGCGAGGCGGAGCGCGTGCTCCGTCCGCTGCCGCGCCTCACCCTCGCCGGCCGCGGCATGTGGCGCACCCAGGCCCGGATGGTCTGGCGCGCCGCGCTGCTGCTGCCGGCCGTTGAGCTGGTCGCGCTGACCGCCGCGGGCTTCGGCGTGCTGGACGGCCGCCTGACCATCGGCGACGTGCTGGCCGCACTCGGCTACGTGGCCCTCGGGATGGGTCTCGTCACGCAGATTCCCTTGCTCATCACGCTTTCCCGCGCGCGTTCGTGCGCACAACGGCTCGCCGAGGTGCTCGACGCCGACGCCCCGGACCGCGGCCGCCTCGGCCTGCTGCCCGGCAACGGCGCGCTGGAGCTGCGCGGGGTCACCGTCGGCACCGCGCTCACCGACGTCGACCTCGTGGTCCCCGCCGGCACGTTCACCGCCATCGTCGGCCACTCCGGCTCCGGAAAGTCCACTTTGGTCAGTGTCCTCGGCGGCCTGCGCGCGCCCGACGCCGGCGAAGCCCTCCTGGACGGCCGCGGCCTGCACCACCTCCGTCCCGAGGAACTGCGCGCCGTCATCGGTTACGGCTTCGAGCGCCCGTCCCTGCTGGGCGCCACCGTCGCCGATGCCGTGGGCTACGGCTCGTGGGCCGGCGACACCGCCGTCCGCGGCGCCTGCCGGACCGCGCAGATCCACGACGTCGTCGCGCGTCTCCCGCACGGCTACCAAACCCCGCTCACCGAAACCCCGCTCTCCGGCGGCGAAGCCCAGCGCCTCGGCCTGGCGCGCGCGATCGTGCACAACCCCCGCGTGCTCCTCCTCGACGACGCCACCGCGAGCCTCGACACGGTCACCGAAGCCGCCGTGGAGCACGCGATCTCCGCGGTGCTGCCTGGCCGGACCCGTGTGGTCGTCACCCACCGCACCACCACCGCCTCCCGCGCCGACGCCGTGGTGTGGCTGGACAACGGCCGCGTCCGCGCCGTCGCACCGCACGCCCGGCTGTGGCGGCTGCCCGAATACCGCGCCGTGTTCACCGAGGAAGCCGTGTTCACCGAGGAACCCGCATGA
- a CDS encoding SapB/AmfS family lanthipeptide, whose amino-acid sequence MELVLELQALEAPEALDGHGGGGGGAPSNLSLLASCTNSTLSLLTCH is encoded by the coding sequence ATGGAACTGGTTCTGGAGCTGCAGGCCCTTGAAGCCCCTGAGGCACTCGACGGCCACGGCGGCGGCGGGGGCGGCGCGCCGAGCAACCTGAGCCTGCTGGCCTCGTGCACCAACAGCACGCTCAGCCTGCTGACCTGCCACTGA
- the lanKC gene encoding class III lanthionine synthetase LanKC codes for MDIRYEAFCFADPLFFDEQRETGEPADDFAADLPDAGAGWTTGTRGIWRVLHPRSVELPDQGWKIHVSAGMGNAARVLATVHEYCVSHRISYKHLRSRAILLARNSKYAPRDGSGKLITIYPTDNNELTRVLEDLSERLRGEHGAYILSDLRYGDGPLYTRYGGFTERWVEHDGNRVLAIRKPDGTFVPDRREPTFSVPDWVNIPICLEKSLAARKAGDPAEFPYRVTSSLHFSNGGGVYLAEREADGETVVLKEARPHAGLDRALVDAVARLQREHEVLERLAGIPGVPDVHERFTVWEHHYLAMEQMPGTSLGNWLALNYPLTRRDSTEADLHAYRDRALDVLAEVERIVDDLHGRGIVFGDLHALNILVDDDDQVSLIDFEMAADVESGERPALGAPGFRAPADRHGFDIDRHAMAALKLWIFLPLSTLLELAPAKLRGAAEFVERRFALPAGYADELVDVLGPREKPMPPASTHTELDEDRPDWSLVRKQIAEAVLATATPERTDRLFPGDIEQFRVGGACFGVGAAGVLHALDVAGAGRHPEHEQWLLDAVRREPPTRPGFYDGSHGIAYVLENFGHHKAATALLTASRPLVEQTTDHALEGGLAGIGLTQLHFAVSRGDNEFGRQALNTAVRLGEGLETAAPPGKFARAGLLSGWTGPALLFIRLFERTGERAWLSFADQALQRDLEECVLADDASLQVRDGERRTLPYAGIGSAGILMVAEQLVRHEPGAKAGESLPGLRESCRGEFVIHPGLLYGRCGLATALSFDADPAPPIREAIDLHLSRLAWHAVPFRGGLAFPGNQLLRLSMDVTTGGAGILLALSALLDGKEVLPFLGGTPSPHTSGH; via the coding sequence ATGGACATCCGGTATGAAGCGTTCTGCTTCGCCGATCCGCTGTTCTTCGACGAACAGCGGGAAACCGGAGAGCCCGCCGATGATTTCGCCGCCGACCTGCCCGACGCCGGCGCCGGGTGGACCACCGGCACCCGCGGGATCTGGCGAGTACTGCACCCCCGCAGCGTCGAACTTCCTGATCAGGGCTGGAAAATCCACGTCTCGGCCGGGATGGGCAACGCCGCCCGCGTGCTGGCCACGGTGCACGAGTACTGCGTCAGCCACCGGATCTCGTACAAGCACCTCCGCTCCCGCGCGATCCTGCTGGCCCGGAACTCGAAATACGCACCACGCGACGGCAGCGGCAAGCTCATCACTATTTATCCGACCGACAACAACGAGCTGACCCGGGTGCTCGAAGATCTTTCCGAGCGGCTGCGCGGCGAACACGGGGCTTACATTCTCAGTGATCTCCGATACGGCGACGGGCCACTTTACACGCGTTACGGCGGCTTCACCGAGCGGTGGGTCGAACACGACGGCAACCGGGTGCTGGCGATCCGCAAGCCCGATGGCACGTTCGTTCCGGACCGCCGGGAGCCCACTTTTTCAGTACCGGACTGGGTGAATATTCCAATCTGCCTGGAAAAAAGCCTCGCGGCCCGCAAGGCGGGCGACCCGGCCGAGTTCCCGTACCGGGTGACCAGCTCCTTGCATTTTTCCAATGGCGGCGGCGTCTACCTGGCCGAACGCGAGGCGGACGGCGAGACCGTCGTGCTGAAGGAAGCCCGGCCGCACGCCGGGCTGGACCGCGCGCTGGTCGACGCCGTCGCCCGGCTGCAGCGGGAGCACGAGGTGCTGGAGCGGCTGGCGGGCATTCCCGGCGTTCCGGACGTCCACGAGCGTTTCACCGTCTGGGAGCACCACTACCTGGCCATGGAGCAGATGCCGGGCACGTCGCTCGGCAACTGGCTCGCGCTGAACTACCCGCTCACCCGCCGCGACAGCACCGAGGCCGACCTGCACGCCTACCGCGACCGCGCGCTGGACGTGCTCGCCGAGGTCGAGCGGATCGTCGATGACCTGCACGGACGCGGCATCGTGTTCGGCGACCTGCACGCGCTCAACATCCTGGTGGACGACGACGACCAGGTCTCCCTGATCGACTTCGAGATGGCCGCCGACGTCGAGTCCGGCGAGCGGCCCGCGCTCGGCGCCCCCGGCTTCCGCGCCCCGGCCGACCGGCACGGCTTCGACATCGACCGGCACGCGATGGCCGCGCTGAAGCTGTGGATCTTCCTGCCGCTGTCGACGCTGCTGGAGCTGGCGCCGGCGAAGCTTCGCGGTGCGGCGGAGTTCGTCGAACGCCGCTTCGCGCTGCCCGCCGGGTACGCCGACGAGCTGGTCGACGTCCTCGGCCCGCGGGAGAAGCCGATGCCGCCGGCGTCGACGCACACCGAGCTCGACGAGGACCGGCCCGACTGGTCGCTGGTCCGCAAGCAGATCGCCGAGGCCGTGCTGGCGACGGCGACGCCGGAGCGCACCGACCGGCTGTTCCCCGGCGACATCGAGCAGTTCCGGGTGGGCGGCGCCTGCTTCGGCGTCGGAGCGGCGGGAGTGCTGCACGCGCTCGACGTCGCGGGCGCCGGCCGTCATCCCGAGCACGAGCAGTGGCTGCTCGACGCCGTACGCCGCGAACCACCCACGCGGCCCGGGTTCTACGACGGCAGCCACGGAATCGCGTACGTGCTGGAGAACTTCGGCCACCACAAGGCGGCGACGGCGCTGCTCACGGCGTCACGCCCGCTGGTCGAGCAGACCACGGACCACGCGCTCGAGGGCGGGCTGGCCGGGATCGGCCTGACGCAGCTGCACTTCGCCGTCAGCCGCGGCGACAACGAGTTCGGCCGGCAAGCCCTGAACACCGCCGTCCGCCTCGGCGAGGGACTGGAGACGGCGGCGCCGCCCGGCAAGTTCGCGCGGGCGGGGCTGCTCAGCGGGTGGACGGGCCCGGCGCTGCTGTTCATCCGGCTGTTCGAGCGGACGGGCGAACGCGCGTGGCTTTCGTTCGCCGACCAGGCCTTGCAGCGCGACCTCGAGGAATGCGTCCTGGCCGACGACGCGTCACTGCAGGTCCGCGACGGCGAACGGCGCACGCTCCCGTACGCCGGCATCGGCAGCGCGGGCATCCTGATGGTCGCGGAGCAGCTCGTACGCCACGAACCGGGCGCCAAGGCCGGCGAAAGCCTGCCCGGCCTGCGCGAATCGTGCCGCGGCGAGTTCGTGATCCACCCCGGCCTGCTCTACGGCCGCTGCGGGCTCGCGACCGCGCTGTCGTTCGACGCGGACCCGGCCCCGCCGATCCGCGAAGCCATCGACCTGCACCTGTCCCGCCTGGCCTGGCACGCGGTCCCGTTCCGCGGCGGCCTCGCCTTCCCGGGAAACCAGCTGCTGAGGCTGTCGATGGACGTCACCACCGGCGGCGCGGGAATCCTGCTCGCCCTGTCGGCACTCCTGGACGGCAAAGAGGTGCTGCCATTCCTCGGCGGCACGCCGTCCCCCCACACCTCCGGTCACTAA
- a CDS encoding DUF427 domain-containing protein produces the protein MSQAMQKKIPGPDHPITVEPNPSRVVVKVGGQVVADTTRAQALSEAGYPAVQYIPREDVDLSGFARTEHETYCPYKGSASYYSITSLGADGENVVWTYEEPYDAVADIKDHLAFYPNRVTVEEVAAD, from the coding sequence ATGTCCCAGGCTATGCAGAAGAAGATCCCCGGCCCGGACCACCCGATCACGGTCGAGCCGAACCCGTCGCGCGTGGTGGTGAAGGTCGGCGGCCAGGTCGTCGCGGACACCACCCGCGCCCAGGCCCTGTCCGAGGCCGGCTACCCCGCGGTGCAGTACATCCCGCGCGAGGACGTCGACCTGTCGGGTTTCGCCCGCACCGAGCACGAGACGTACTGCCCGTACAAGGGCAGCGCGTCGTACTACAGCATCACGTCCCTCGGCGCGGACGGCGAGAACGTGGTGTGGACGTACGAAGAGCCGTACGACGCGGTCGCGGACATCAAGGACCACCTCGCGTTCTACCCGAACCGGGTCACCGTTGAGGAGGTGGCCGCCGACTGA
- a CDS encoding ATP-binding cassette domain-containing protein, which yields MIEVVNLSKHYGDTTAVDDLSFTVRAGRVTGFLGPNGAGKSTTMRMILGLDNPSSGRALIGGRPYRELKNPLRTVGALLDAKWVHPQRSARKHLTWIAAMNGISRARVGEVLDVVGLAEVAGRRAGGFSLGMAQRLGIATTLLGDPQVLLFDEPVNGLDPEGIHWIRGLLHRLAEEGRTVLVSSHLLSEMALTAQDLVVIGRGKLIAECGVDEFVDRAGDKTVRVRTPRGAELRGLLERRQAMFADDGDAIVVSGMDTASIAELAAANGIVLHELSQVRGSLEEAFMRLTSDAVEYHADAH from the coding sequence ATGATCGAGGTAGTGAACCTGAGCAAGCACTACGGCGACACCACCGCGGTGGACGACCTGTCGTTCACCGTCCGGGCCGGCCGGGTCACTGGTTTCCTCGGGCCGAACGGCGCCGGGAAGTCCACCACGATGCGGATGATCCTCGGGTTGGACAACCCGTCGTCGGGCCGCGCGCTGATCGGCGGCCGGCCCTACCGGGAGCTGAAGAATCCACTTCGGACGGTCGGGGCGCTGCTGGACGCGAAGTGGGTGCACCCGCAGCGTTCGGCACGGAAACACCTGACGTGGATCGCCGCCATGAACGGGATTTCCCGCGCGCGGGTGGGTGAGGTGCTCGACGTCGTCGGGCTCGCGGAGGTCGCCGGACGGCGGGCGGGCGGGTTCTCACTCGGGATGGCCCAGCGGCTCGGCATCGCCACCACCCTGCTCGGCGACCCCCAAGTGTTGCTGTTCGACGAGCCGGTGAACGGCCTCGACCCGGAGGGCATCCACTGGATCCGCGGGCTGCTGCACCGGCTCGCGGAAGAGGGCAGGACGGTGCTGGTGTCCAGCCACCTGCTTTCGGAAATGGCGTTGACCGCGCAGGACCTGGTCGTGATCGGGCGGGGGAAGCTGATCGCGGAATGCGGGGTCGACGAGTTCGTCGACCGGGCCGGGGACAAGACCGTCCGCGTCCGCACCCCGCGCGGCGCCGAGCTGCGCGGACTGCTGGAACGGCGGCAGGCCATGTTCGCCGACGACGGCGACGCCATCGTCGTGTCCGGAATGGACACCGCGAGCATCGCCGAACTGGCCGCTGCCAACGGAATCGTCCTGCACGAGCTGAGCCAAGTCCGCGGCTCGCTCGAAGAGGCGTTCATGCGCCTCACCAGCGACGCTGTCGAGTACCACGCCGACGCCCACTGA
- a CDS encoding sensor histidine kinase: protein MHKLFDRSLIIDLLLVAVLGAGSLPSILASGRSWNVVLAITVALLVPIFARRQFPARAMVFVVAVSIVQALLPLPYAGRLLVANLALAVLMYSVVVHGRRRGRWWLLFAAEFLFLVWAVYVGGFAGAVAFVMVTAVMVAAVTTAELNVNRRRQLADAQERALEAEERRDALARTAVVEERARIAREMHDIVAHAVSTMVMQSEGARLLGMRNPAAVDEALRTIGVTGREAVGELRRILGLLRESEADTEPQPGVGALGELVGKVRSAGLETRLVVEGDAEGIPPGAALTAHRIVQEALTNVVKHAPTGARCTVTVGYGTPGESRRTVTIEVVNDGGQGPRVHLAEPGADGYGIRGMRERVSMYGGELIAEPQPDGGFRVAARLPLTMSSEEL, encoded by the coding sequence GTGCACAAGCTGTTCGACCGGTCGCTGATCATCGACTTGCTGCTCGTCGCGGTGCTCGGCGCGGGCTCGCTGCCGAGCATCCTCGCGTCCGGCCGGTCCTGGAACGTGGTGCTGGCGATCACCGTGGCCCTGCTCGTACCGATCTTCGCGCGTCGCCAGTTTCCCGCGCGGGCAATGGTGTTCGTGGTCGCCGTCTCGATCGTGCAGGCCCTGCTGCCGCTGCCATACGCGGGCCGGCTGCTCGTCGCGAACCTGGCACTGGCCGTCCTGATGTACTCGGTGGTCGTCCACGGCCGCCGGCGCGGCCGCTGGTGGTTGTTGTTCGCGGCCGAGTTCCTGTTCCTGGTCTGGGCCGTCTACGTCGGTGGGTTCGCCGGGGCCGTCGCGTTCGTGATGGTGACCGCCGTCATGGTGGCCGCGGTGACCACCGCCGAGCTGAACGTCAACCGGCGGCGACAGCTGGCCGACGCGCAGGAGCGGGCTCTCGAAGCCGAAGAGCGCCGTGACGCGCTGGCGAGGACCGCCGTCGTCGAGGAACGCGCGCGGATCGCCCGCGAAATGCACGACATCGTCGCGCACGCGGTCAGCACCATGGTCATGCAGTCGGAGGGGGCCCGGTTGCTGGGCATGCGGAATCCCGCCGCCGTGGACGAAGCGCTGCGGACGATCGGTGTGACCGGGCGGGAGGCCGTCGGCGAGTTGCGGCGGATTCTCGGCCTGCTGCGCGAATCCGAGGCGGACACGGAACCCCAGCCGGGGGTCGGCGCGCTCGGTGAGCTGGTCGGGAAGGTGCGTTCCGCCGGGCTGGAAACCCGCCTCGTGGTCGAAGGCGACGCCGAGGGGATCCCACCCGGCGCCGCGCTCACCGCGCACCGGATCGTCCAGGAAGCACTGACCAATGTGGTCAAACACGCGCCGACGGGCGCCCGGTGCACGGTGACCGTCGGCTACGGGACGCCGGGCGAGTCGCGCCGGACGGTTACGATCGAGGTCGTCAACGACGGCGGCCAAGGCCCGCGCGTCCACCTCGCGGAGCCGGGCGCGGACGGCTACGGCATCCGCGGCATGCGGGAGCGAGTCTCGATGTACGGCGGGGAGCTGATCGCCGAACCGCAGCCGGACGGGGGTTTCCGGGTCGCCGCCCGGCTTCCGCTCACGATGTCCTCGGAGGAACTGTGA
- a CDS encoding response regulator transcription factor produces MTYRVLVCDDQALMRGGLRMIIESADDLVLAGEAENGGQAVDLAAAVRPDLVLMDVRMPVLDGVQATERICARDPAVKVLMLTTFDLDEYVLAATRAGAGGFLLKDASGEDMLLAMRAVLRGDRVLAPTVVDRMMERYLAAHPEPSDDRRLTRLTDRERDVLVLVARGLNNTEIAERLFIGVTTVKTHLGRVLDKLELRDRLQAVVFAYEHGLVTPSP; encoded by the coding sequence GTGACGTACCGCGTGCTCGTCTGCGACGACCAGGCGCTCATGCGCGGGGGCCTGCGCATGATCATCGAGAGCGCGGACGACCTGGTGCTGGCCGGGGAAGCGGAGAACGGCGGCCAGGCGGTGGACCTGGCCGCGGCGGTCCGGCCGGACCTGGTGCTGATGGACGTCCGCATGCCGGTGCTCGACGGCGTCCAGGCCACCGAGCGGATCTGCGCGCGGGACCCGGCGGTCAAGGTGCTCATGCTGACCACCTTCGACCTCGACGAGTACGTCCTCGCCGCAACCCGGGCGGGCGCGGGCGGGTTCCTGCTCAAGGACGCGAGCGGCGAGGACATGCTGCTCGCGATGCGGGCGGTGCTGCGCGGCGACCGCGTGCTCGCGCCGACGGTGGTCGACCGGATGATGGAGCGTTACCTCGCCGCGCACCCCGAGCCCTCGGACGACCGCCGCCTCACCCGGCTCACCGACCGCGAACGCGACGTACTGGTGCTGGTCGCGCGAGGGCTCAACAACACCGAGATCGCCGAACGGCTGTTCATCGGCGTGACCACGGTGAAGACCCACCTCGGCCGGGTGCTCGACAAACTGGAGCTGCGCGACCGGCTGCAGGCCGTGGTGTTCGCCTACGAGCACGGGCTGGTCACGCCTTCGCCGTGA